The Tenebrio molitor chromosome 3, icTenMoli1.1, whole genome shotgun sequence genome contains a region encoding:
- the LOC138127007 gene encoding uncharacterized protein — MTPLRQTLLTQNLEESANSTFNMELCNVFLAANIPWHKLQNPAFQNFLTKYCGRKIPDESTLRKNYLPKCYKDTIDRIRNELDPFNIWVSVDETTDALGRYVANCLVGKLSEDEPGKSYLLASKQLERTNHETIARFVNQSLEILWSTRVVAEKFLLFVTDGAPYMIKSGRHLKVFYPKIVHVTCLAHALNLVAEKIRYQYEDVDNLISNVKKIFVKAPLRVEMYKEKLKEMPLPPQPILTRWGTWLQAAMFYSEHFDSIKEVVMSFDGSSAVAIQKAQSIMKKPGIKKQLIYVRSNFKIICESITQLEKNGLPLTDSIKIVENVFTSLKKSPGPVAAVALKKLEDVTEKNPGYKFLLELARIFRGEDVPEHDTKMEEIYYKFAPITSCEVERSFSKYKSILVDNRQCFKVENLEQYLVCNVNT, encoded by the exons atgacaccgcttcggcaaacgttgctgacacagaacttggaggaatcggcaaatagtacattcaatatggaactttgtaacgtctttttagctgccaatataccatggcacaaactacaaaatcctgcgtttcagaattttctgacaaaatattgtggtagaaaaattccggatgagtctactttacggaaaaattatttaccaaaatgctacaaagat actattgaccgcattcggaatgagctggatccttttaacatatgggtttcagttgacgaaacaacagatgcacttgggcgatatgtggcgaattgtctggttgggaaactttcagaagatgaacctggaaaatcttatcttttggcgtctaaacaattagaaagaacaaatcatgagacaatagctagattcgtaaatcaatctttag aaatcttgtggagtaccagagttgttgctgaaaagtttcttttgtttgtaacggatggagcaccatatatgataaaatctggtagacaccttaaggtgttttatccaaaaattgtgcatgtcacatgcttagcgcatgctttaaatctagtggctgaaaaaattcgctatcaatatgaagatgtggataatttaatttcgaacgtgaaaaaaattttcgttaaggcacctttgagagttgaaatgtacaaagaaaaactaaaagaaatgccactgcctccacagccaattttaacacgatggggaacatggcttcaggctgctatgttttacagcgaacactttgattccattaaagaa gttgtcatgtcctttgatggaagttctgctgttgctattcaaaaagcacagtctataatgaagaaacccggaataaaaaaacaattaatttatgttcgcagtaattttaaaataatctgcgaaagtattactcaattggaaaaaaatgggttacctttaaccgattcaatcaaaattgttgaaaacgtatttacctccctaaaaaaatctccaggccctgtagcagcagtagcattaaaaaaacttgaagatgttactgaaaaaaatcctggatacaaatttcttctagaattggcaagaatttttagaggtgaagatgtgccggaacatgacaccaaaatggaagaaatttattacaaatttgcgcccattacctcttgcgaggtagaaagaagtttttcaaaatataagtccattttggtggataaccgacaatgttttaaagtagaaaatttagagcaatatcttgtatgcaatgtaaatacgtaa
- the LOC138126375 gene encoding somatostatin receptor type 4-like, giving the protein MTNSTGNITTDVTDGYVRISLEVFTVVGLLSVAANFFIVFVVLKYKKLREDATNLIFLHVNILQATFLLATPLTIRLTMMFTEVTAVYRAVFWAHYQIEISVMFAATCFLFLMVRDWYIKLYRKETYVKFCRIYKFGIATVYVLALIITSITIQFRFQHNMFLIIYIIYIVMLASVGLFLLFLIVMNIIHAFKKRRITVGRSGTYGLAIANIFFLLWLPSVLFVIVSIDRVFNTSLFFIGLLPLGFSTPIFNLIYLYNFDDNYNVFLKQLFKCRCNQYSNETLQDQPVSYNDTNGVLISQN; this is encoded by the coding sequence ATGACCAACTCGACCGGCAACATCACCACCGACGTCACCGACGGGTACGTCAGGATCTCCCTGGAGGTGTTCACCGTAGTGGGACTGCTGTCGGTCGCTGCCAATTTCTTCATCGTCTTCGTCGTACTCAAATACAAAAAGTTGCGCGAGGACGCCACCAATCTGATTTTTCTGCACGTGAACATCCTCCAGGCGACGTTCTTGTTGGCCACCCCTTTGACTATACGGCTGACGATGATGTTCACGGAAGTCACAGCGGTGTACCGGGCTGTGTTTTGGGCCCACTACCAAATCGAAATCTCGGTGATGTTCGCCGCAACCTGCTTCTTGTTCCTCATGGTGCGCGACTGGTACATCAAGTTGTACCGCAAAGAAACTTACGTCAAGTTCTGCCGAATTTACAAGTTCGGCATCGCCACCGTTTACGTTTTGGCTTTGATCATAACGTCGATAACTATTCAGTTCCGCTTCCAGCACAATATGTTCTTGATCATTTACATAATCTACATAGTCATGCTGGCTAGTGTTGGTCTCTTTTTACTGTTTCTAATCGTGATGAACATTATACACGCCTTCAAGAAGAGAAGAATAACGGTCGGTAGGAGTGGCACTTACGGACTGGCCATCGCCAACATATTCTTCCTCTTGTGGCTCCCTTCTGTACTTTTTGTGATTGTTAGCATAGATCGGGTCTTCAACACCTCGCTCTTCTTCATCGGTTTATTGCCATTAGGCTTCTCCACccccatttttaatttgatatatTTGTACAACTTCGACGACAACTACAACGTGTTTCTCAAGCAACTGTTCAAGTGCAGGTGTAACCAATACAGTAACGAAACCCTGCAAGACCAACCAGTGTCTTATAATGACACGAACGGTGTGCTAATCTCTCAAAACTGA